Genomic DNA from Thermus amyloliquefaciens:
AAAGGACCCCTATTCCAGCCGCGTGCCCGGAACCACCCCATACCCCCGGGCCCAGTCCGCGGCGGGCATGGGCCGCTTCCCCTCGGGCTGGACCTCTAGAAGCCGGATAAGCCCCTCCCCCGTGCCCACCAAGACCCCTTCCCGGTCCACCCCCTGGACCACCCCCGGGGCCCCTTGTCCGGGCTCGGGGCGCATCCTGAGGACCTTGACCCGCTTGCCCCCGTGGAAGCAGTAGCTCCCCGGCCAGGGCTGCACCCCCCGGTGGCGGTTGTAGATGGCCTGGGCGCTTTCCCCAAAGCGGATACGCCCCTCCTCCTTGGTGAGCAGGGGAGCGTAGGAGGCCTCCCCTTCCTGGGGGGTAGGGGTGAGGTGGGGAAGGTTCTCCAGCACCCAAAGGAGGAGCTCTATGCCCTTGTCCCTAAGGCGTTCCGAAAGGGCCACCGCGTCCTCGTCGGGGCCGATGGCCGTGCGGTAGACGGCATAGAGGGGCCCGGTGTCCAGCCCCTCCTCCGTCTTCATGATGGCTACCCCGGTTTCCTCCTCCCCCCGGATCAGGGCCCAGGGCACGGGGGCCGGGCCGCGGTATTTGGGAAGGAGGGAGGGGTGGAGGTTCAAAAAGCCATAGGGGGGCACCTCGAGGACCTCCCTGGGCAGGATCTTGCCGTAGGCGGCGGTCACCGCCACCTCCGGGGCTGCTTCCTTGAAGGCCTCCAGGAAGGCCTGGTTGCCCTTGAGCCGTTCGGGCTTCAAAAGGGGCAGGCCCCGGGCCTCGGCGTACTGGGCCACGGGGCTAGGCGTGGGCTTCAGGCCCCGGCCCTTGGGCCTATCCGGCTGGGTGACCACCAGCACCACCTGGTGGTGGCGGTTCAGGGCGTCCAATACCGGCACCGCCCAGGCTGGCGTGCCGAAAAAGGCCACCCTCATCTTTGGGAAAGCTCCTTCAAAAGCGCCCTGGCCTCCTTCTGCATCCGGGCCAGCTCCGCCCGGTTCTCCTGCAAAAAGGCCTCCCGCTTGGCCTTGGGCAGGCGTTCAAAAAAGAAGACGCCCTCCAGGTGGTCCACCTCGTGCTGGAAGACCCTGGCCATATACCCCTCCAGCTCCAGGGTGCGCTCCCGCCCCTCCTCGTCCTGGTAGGTCACGCAGATGCGCTCCGCCCGGGGGACCTCCTCGGAGTAGAGGCCGGGGAGGGAGAGGCACCCCTCCAAACCCTCCACCTCCCCCTCCCGGTGGGTGATCACGGGGTTGGCCACCACGTAGACCCGGCGCACCAGGTCGCGCAAGGGGCGCTCCTCCCCCTCGGGCTCATCGGCGTACTCCACGGCCACGAAGAGGCGCTCAGAAAGCCCAATCTGGGGTGCGGCCAGGCCCACGCCCCGGGCGGCAAACATGGTCTCCAGCATGTCCTCGGCAAGCTTCTTGAGGCCCCCGAAGTCCTGGACGGGCCGCGCCCGCTTGCGCAACACCGGGTCCCCGTAAAGGCGAATGGGGTAGATCATCCCATCTATTCTAGCGCAAGCCGCACCCTCCCCAAAACCTCCCCCAGAACCCTCACCCCCGGGGGCAGGCTGAGGACAAGAGGGCCCGAGACCTCCCCCGGGCGAAAGCCCCCTTGGGGCCTGGCCTCCACCTGAAGCAACTCCGCCAAGGCCTCCTTGGGCCCCACCACCTCCACGGTCTTGGGGGCGTAGTCCACCACCCTTAGGCCCGCCGGGGGCTTGAGGACCAAGGGGACCTCCTTGCGGAAAAGGGGAACCTCCCGGGCCCTCACCCGCACCTGGGCGGGGAAAAGCTCCACCCCAGGGAGGGGCCCCTGGGGACCAAAGGCGGTGAGGGCGACCGTTTCCCCCCCAAGGTCCAGGCCCAGGGCCACCACCGCCTCCTCCACCCGGCTCCTCGGGCCCTTGGCCTCCACGAAGGCGGGCTGGGTTTCCACCCAGGCCCCTTGGGAAAGGACCTCCACCGGAAGGGTGCGGGTGAGGATGGCCTCCACCCGGCCCTCCACCCGGGCGGGGCGGATCTCCAGGACCTCCACCCCCTGGGGCGCGGCCACCCGCACCTCCCGGGCAAAGGCCCCCTCCGCCCCAGAGAGGTCCAGGTAGGCGGAAACGGGGAGCCTGGCCCCCTCCACCAGGGGGGCCGGGCCCCTTAGGCGCAACAGGACCTCCTTGGGCACCCCCTCCGCCGTGCGCTCCTCCCCCAGGCCCACCACCTGCAGGGGCACGCTCACCGCCCGCTCCACCACCGGAGCCCTCTCCCTTAGGGAGTACCAGACGGCCACGGCCGCCAAAAGGGCCAGGAGAAAGCTCCCCCAGTCACGCACGGAGCACCTCCTTGAGCTTTTCCCTCAGGGCCTCGAGGCCCAAGGGGGGCGAAAGCCTCCCCCCCTCCGCCACCCGGATGGCCCCCGTCTCCTCGCTCACCACGATCACCAGGGCATCGGAGACCTCGGAAAGCCCCAAGGCCGCCCGGTGCCGGGTGCCCAGGCCCATCCGGGCCTCGGAAAGGGGAAAGACGCACCCCGCGGCGAAGAGCCGATCCCCCCGCAGGATGGCCCCGCCGTCGTGCAGGGGGGTCCCGGGGTAAAACACCGTCTGCAACAACCGGGCGGAGAGCCGGGCCTCGAGGATCTCCCCCGTGGCCGCATACTCCCCCAGGGGGGTGCGCCTCTCCAGGGCCAGGATGGCCCCATAGCGCCGTTCGGAAAGCCGGGAAAGGCCCAAAAGCAACTCCTCCAGGGCCAGGGAAGGGGCCCTGGGCCCCTGGGCCCGGCCGATGCGCTCCAAAAGCCCCCTGAGCTCCGGCTGGAAGACCACGATGAGGGCGAAGGCCCCCAGGGTGGCGGCGTTCCCCAGGAGCCAGGCGAGGGTGGAAAGCCCCAGGAGGCTGGCCAGGAACCAGACCGCCAGGTAGACCAGAACCCCCCGCACCAGGTTCAGGGCCCGGGTGCCGGAAAGGAGGCGGTGGAGGGAGTAAAAGAGGACCGCCACCAGGAGGATGTCCAGGAGGTCGCGCCACGTGAAGGGCATGGCCTAAAGGAGGCTCTTGCCGGGCCCGTCCCAGGGAAGCCCGAAAAGCTTGGCCCAGGTGGCCCCCAGATCGGCAAAGCTCTCCCGGGTACCCAAATCCCCCTCCACCCCCGGCCCCACCCAGAGGAGCATCCCGTACTCCCGGGTGTGGTCGGTGCCGAGGAAGGTGGGGTCGTTGCCGTGGTCGGAGACCAAAAAGAGGTGGTCCTCGGGGCCCAAGGCCGAAAGGAGCCGGGGGAGGAAATCGTCCACCTCCTTCAGGGCCCGGGCGTACCCTTCCGGGTTCCGCCGGTGCCCGTACTTGGCGTCAAAGTCCACCAGGTTGGTGAAGACCAGGCCCGAGAAGGGCTCAAGCATGAGGGCCAGGGTCTTCTCCAGGCCGTCGGCGTTGTCCTTGGTCTTCACCTCCCGGGTGAAGCCCCGATGCGCGTAGATGTCCGGGATCTTCCCCACCCCCACCACCTCGAGGCCCCCCTCCTTGAGGAGGTCCAGAACGTTCCGAGGGGGCTCCAGGGCGAAGTCCTTCCTGAGGTCCTCCCGGCGGTAGAAGTTTCCCGGCTCCCCGGCGAAGGGCCGGGCGATGACCCGGGCCACCTGGTGCTCTTCCCGAAGCATCTCCCGGGCCACCTGGCACCACCGGTAGAGCTCCTCCAAGGGCACCACCTCCAGGTGGGCCGCCACCTGGAAGACGCTGTCCGCGGAGGTGTACACGATGGGGAAGCCCGTCTTCAGGTGGGCTTCGCCGTAGTCCCGTATGGCCTCGGTGCCCGAGTAAGGGCGGTTCAGGAGCCACCCCCCCACCCCGACGGCCTCCGCCCACGCCCTAAGGAGCTCCTCGGGGAAGCCCTCGGGGTAGGTGCGGAAGGGCCTTTCCAGGTACACCCCCACGAACTCCCAGTGCCCGGTGGTGGTGTCCTTGCCGGGGTTGACCTCCCGCATGCGGCCAAAGGCCCCTTGGGGCTTGGGGCGGGGCAGGGTGTGCACCCCGGGCACGAGGCCGAGGCCCAAGGCCGCCAGGTGGGGAAGCTCCACCCCCGTCTTCAAGACGGTGTGGTCCAGGGTGTCCGCCCCCTCGTCCCCGAAAAGGGGGGCGTCCGGGAGGTAACCCAAGCCCACGGAGTCCAGGACGATGGCCGTGACCTTCATCAGGACCTTAGGCCCCCTTCTTCCTCCTCTTCCTCCTCCGCCAGGGCCATGAGCTCCTCCGGGGTCATCTCGGAAAGGGCCCGGACCGCCTGGAACTCCTCCACCAGGCCCTGGATCTCCTCCATGGCCTCCTCCAGGGAGAGCTCCCCGTCCTGGTACTCGTCCAACACCTCCTCTATGGCCTCGAGGATCCCCACCGCCGCACTGGCCTGGGAGAGGGCCTGGGCCAGCTCCGAAAGCCTCTCTGCAAGCTCCATGCCCCCATGCTACCCCAAAAGCTCCGCAAGCCGGGAAAGGGCCCGCCCGTATTTCTTGGCGAAGGCCCCGTGCCGGTAGGTCTCGGGAAACACCTCCCGAAGGGGCACCCCGGAGGCCCGGAAGTCCAGGCCCAGGTTGTACACCTGGTCCACGAAGTGCACGAAGCGGAGGGCGTCGTTCTGGTCGGGGATGGGGGCCAGGCCCAAGAGGTAGACCGCCTCCACCCCCTCCAGCAGGTAGCGGTAGCGGATGGGGTGCAGGGCGCGTAGGTGGGCCAGGAGCTCGGGGAAGGCGTCCAGGGTCTTGGGCCTGGGGTCTTCCCGGTAGCGGGCCAGGAGGGCTTCCTCGGAAAGGGGCTCGGGGTAGCGCCCGGGGTCGCGGTGGCGAAAGTCCTCCCCCTCGAGGCGCTCCACGGCAAAGCGCCGGGCCAGGCTCTGGATCTGGTGCTTGAACTGCTCGGCGTTGAAGCGCCCTTCCCCCAGGGCCCCGGGCGGGGTATTGGAGGTGGTGGCCACCCGGAGGCCCTTCTCCATGGTGAGGGCCAGGAAGTGGGTGATCATCTGGGCGTTCCCGGGATCGTCCAGCTCAAACTCGTCCAGGAAGAGGTAGCGCAAGGAGGCAAAGCGCCTTGCCCCTTCCCTTAGCCCCATGAGGCCCAGGGCGTAGGTGAGCTCCTCAAAGGTGAGGAAGGCCTTGGGCGCGGGGGCCTCAAGGTAGGCGGCCACCAGGAGGTGGGTCTTCCCCACCCCAAAGCCCCCGTCCAGGTAAACCCCTTGCGGCCCGGGAAGCCGGGGGCGGAACAGGCCCCGGGGACGGTCGTGCACCCAACGTCGCAGGCGCTCCTTGGCCAGGGCCTGGGAAGGGTAACGGGGATCGGGCCGATAGGTGGCAAAGGTGGCCCCCTGGAAGCGGGGCGGGGGGACAAAGCGCGCAAGGAGCTTCTCTAGGTCCACCTCGGGGTGGCGGTCCACCAGGCGCATGGGGCCCATTGTAGAGGGGCTAGCGCACCACCTCCACCCTAACCCCCACGGCAAGCCCCTCCCAGGTGGCGTCGGCGGTGAGGGCGGGCAGGTTCAGGCGCCTGGCCAGGGCCAGGCAGGCCCGGTCCCCCAGGGAAAGGCCCAAGGGGCGGGTGAGGGGGCGGAGGCGGGCGGCTTCCACGGCGTCCTCCTCGGTGAAGGGGAAGACCTGGAGGACCCGGTCCAAGAGCCCCTCCCGCACCAGCTCCTCCCGCACCGCCTCGGGCGCATAGCCCCGCTCCGCCTGCTTGGAGAACACCTCCGCCAGGTTTACCGCGCTGATGGCCGCCCCTTCCGCCAGGACCGCCTCTACCCGGGCCGCACCCGGCTCATCCAGAAGGAGGGCCAGAAGCGCCGAGGCATCCAGGACCGCCTTCATTGCCCCTCCTTCCTGGCCTCCTCCCGCCTTTCCTGGATGAGTTCCTCCACCAAGCTTACCCCCGGGGGAACCAGGTCCTTGTAAAGGCCCCGGACCCTCCGGGCCACCTCGCGAAAACTCAGGAGCTCCAGAACCCCATCCTCCCGCAGGCGAACCACCAGGCGGTCCCCCTCTTGGAGGCCCAGGGCCGCCCTCACCTCCGCGGGCAGGACCACCCTTCCCTTAGAGCCCACCTGTAACACATAGTGGGCTTTTTCCAGCACTGGCCTCATATCCCCAGGGTACCACGCGGGCCCTTCTGGTACCATGGAGGGGTATGGTGCGGCTTTACGGCATCCCCGGCTGTGGCCCTTGCGAGATCGTGAAGATGTTCCTGGCGCAAAAGGGAGTGCCCTTTGAGTTCGTGAACGCCCGTCAGAACCCGGAGGCGGCCGCGAGGATCGCCGAGCTGGTGGGAAGCCCCACCGCCGGCGTGGTCCTGGAGTGGGACGGCAAGACTGAGGTGATCCGGGGGGTATCCCCCGCCACCCTCAACGCCTGGTACGCCCGCTACCGGGAGAAGGCCTCCTGAAGGGCCTTAAGGTGGTGGGCCTCGTGATAGGCCGCGGCCCTCACCCAGCCCAGGGCGTTGAGCTCGCCGAAAAAGGGGTGGGGAAAGGTGGCGGGGTGGTGGGGGTCGGCCTGGGCCGCCTCCTCCAGGAGGGCGGCCCGCGCCCGGGCCAGGAGGGCCAGCACCTCCTCCAGGCCCATCCCCCCCTGGGGGCGCACCCCCTCGGGGGCCTGGGGCTTCCCGTCCTTGTACTCCCCGGGCACCGCCTGCACCGGGGGCAGGGCCTCCCCCGCCCTCATGCGGCGGAGCCGCCTCAACACCCGGGCGGTGGAGGCCTCCACCAGGGCGATGTGCTCGGCCACCATCAGGGGGGTCCAGGCCCCTTCCCGCAAGGGGGTGGTGAGCCAGGTGGGGTCCGCCCCCTGGAGTAGGGCCAAGAGGGCCTTACGGCTTTCCCCCAGGCGGGCCAGGGCCTCCTCCCAGGACCCATAGGCTTCCAACTGGACCATACCCCATTATACCCACCGGGCTATGTACACGTCAAGACCTCCATAGGGCATAACCCCAAGGGACTTCCGCGCCTTCCTCCCCCTGCACCCCAGAGGGCAAGCGCCCAAAGGGTGAGCAGGTCCAGCCCCGCCCGGAAGAGGCTCTGTCCCAGCCTCCCGTGCTTCTTGGGCCTCACCGGACGCACCCGGTGCAGCACAAGCCCCGTCCGAAACGCCCACACGAAGGCCAGGCTCAAGGGGACCAAAAGCCGCGAAAGCCTCTCCCCCCGCGTCACGTGCGTGGCCTCCAGGTCAAATCCCCGCCCCTTCAGGGCCCCAAAGAGCCGCTCTATCCCCCACCTGAGCCCGTACACCTCCAGCACCCGGTGAGGGTCCAGGTCCGTAGCCACAATCAGCCACTCCCGGACCCCAAGGCGCAACCCCACCACCCACATGCGCCGCCCGTAGACCCAGTACCGCCGCCTGGGCACCCGGCTCTCTCCCACCTTCAGGGAGGCAAAGAGCTCCCAGGCCCGAGGGCCCGAGCCCAACCGCCACATCCGGGTGTTGGCCTTGATTCGGATGCACCGGGGGATGCCCTTCTCCTCCAGGTACCGGAACCACGCCTCCCCTATGAACTCCCGATCCGCCAGGAACCCCTCCACCCGGAGGTGGGGGAAGTGGGCCCTCAGGAAAGCCAAGGCCCTCTCCATCAGGGCGATGCGTTCGGGGGTGGAGGAGTTGCCGTCGTGGGGAAGGAAGCTCCAGAACAGGGGGACGGCCAGGCCTTGGCACAGGAAGGCCAGCATCAGGAGGTTGACCTTGCTCTTCCCCAGCTCCCACTCGGTCCGGTCCATGACCAGGAGGAGCCCTTGGGGTCGGAGGAGGGCGAAGATGAAGCGGGCATAGCCCTCCCCGTCCAGCCCCGGCCAGGCCAAGAACCGCTGGAACCTTCGGTAGGCGGAGCGGGGGTCAGGGCTGGCTATGGAGCCGAGGGAAAGAGCGAGTCTGGGGCCGCTTGTGGTGCGGGCGGTGACCAGAGCCATCACCAGGGCGGCCAGGAAGGTGAGGCGCCTGAGGTCGGCCTTCCAGTATCGCTTCAAGGCGTTGATGAGTGGGGTAAGCTGTTCCATGGGGACCACCTCCTATGGGTACCTGCCCATCCACGTGGGCGCAGGTCCATCCTAAAGGGGTGGTCCCACGTTTTGACGTGTACTGAGCCCACCGGGTATAATCCCCCCATGCTCACCCTGGACCTTTCCGGCAAAAAAGCCCTCGTCATGGGGGTTACCAACCAGCGGAGCCTGGGCTACGCCATCGCGGAAAAGCTCCACGGGGCGGGGGCCAGCCTGGCCTTCAGCTACCAGGGGGAAAGGCTCAAGGAAGACGTGGAGCGGCTGGCCGCCCCCCTAGGGGCCCTCACCTTCCAGGCGGACGTCACGAAGGACGAGGAGCTGGACCGGCTTTTCGCCGGGGTGAAGGAGGCCTGGGGGGAGCTGGACTACCTGGTCCACGCCATCGCCTTCGCCCCAAGGGAGGCCATGGAGGGGCGCTACCTGGACACGAAGCGGGGGGACTGGCTTCTTGCCCTCGAGGTCTCCGCCTACTCCCTGGTGGCCGCCGCCCAGCGGGCGGAACCCCTCCTCCGGGAGGGTGGAAGCATTGTGACCCTCACCTACTACGCCAGCGAGAAGGTGGTGCCCAGGTACAACGTGATGGCCATCGCCAAGGCGGCCCTGGAAGCAAGCGTCCGCTACCTGGCCTATGAGCTTGGCCCCAAGGGGGTGCGGGTGAACGCCATCTCCGCGGGGCCCGTGCGCACCGTGGCCGCCAGGAGCATCCCCGGCTTCACCAAGATGTACGACCGGGTGGCCCAGGTGGCCCCCCTCGGGCGGAACATCACCCAGGAGGAGGTGGGCAACCTGGGCCTCTTCCTCCTCTCCCCCCTCTCAAGCGGCATCACGGGAGAGGTGGTCTACGTGGACGCGGGGTACCACATCATGGGGATGGAGCTGGAATAAGTTGATCCCCAACTCAGGTTATACTCTTGGTATGATGCGCAAACCTCTGCTCGGCCTATTGGTCTTCGCGGGATTGGCCCTCGGCCAGGAACCTCTGGACCCCCCCGCATCCCCTTGGGCCCAGGAGGCGGTGGAACTTCTGGTGGCTAAAGGTGTCTTTATCGGCTACCCCGACAGCACCTTCCGCTGGCGGGAACCCCTGACCCGGCAGGAAGCCGCCTTGGCCCTCTACCGCCTCCTGGCCGCCTATGGCTTGGACCGGCTTTCCCCGGAGGAGGTGGATAAGCTCCTCTCCGCGGTGAAGCGCCTTCAGGAAGCGCTCGCCAACCAAGGCCAGCAAACGGCTGCCCTCAGGGAGGAGGCTGAGGCCCTAAAGGAACGCCTGAAGGCCCTCGAGGGCCAACCCCAGGCAGACACCCGCCCCCTGGAAGAGGCCTTGAAGCGGGTGGAGGAGCGCCTAAAGGCCTTGGAGGAGGCGCAGAGGGGCCTCGAGGCGGCCAAGGGGGCTCTGGAAGCCCGGGCCCTGGAGGAGGAACTGAGGAAGGCCCAGGAAGGCCTCAAGGATCTGGAGGAAAGGCTCAAGGCCCTGGAGAACCGTCCCCAGGCCACGCCCAAAGACCTCGAGGCCCTCAGGCGGGAGCAGGAGGCCCTGAAAGCAGCCCAAAAGGCCTTGGAGGACCGCGTGGCCGCCTTGGAGGAAGCCCGCGCCGCCCAGGAGAAGGCCTTGAAGAGGCTGGAAGAGGGCCTAAAGGACCTTCCTGAGGCCCGAAAGCTGGCGGAGGAGGCCCAGACCCGCCTGCAAAACCTGGAAGGGCGCCTTAAGTCCCTGGAGGAAGGGCTTTTGGGGCAACAGGGCCGCCTGCAGAACCTGGAAGAGCGCCTAAAGGCCCTGGAAGGCCGCCAAGCCCAGGCCGAGGATCGGCTTAAGGCCCTGGAGGAAGAGGTGGCTTCCCTGAAGCGCACCCTCACCCCTGTCCGCCTGCCCCTTTATCTGGGCTTCGCCGCTTACCGCGGGGATGTCACCGGGGACTGGTACGGCCGGCTCCTCCTGGGCCACGATGCCCTCCTGGGCCCCTTGGGCCTCCGCCTGGCCTACGAGGCCCCCTTTGCCGAGCCCAGCCAGGGCCTCGCCAGCCTGGACCTCACCTTCCGCACCTCCCACGGGGACCTGGACGGCTACTTTGGGGTCGGGGGCGGGTTCTACCTGGAGGGAACCCCCTACGGCCAGCTCCTCTTGGGAGCCGGGGTGCGGCTGGTTCCCCAGCTGAGCCTCTTCCTGGAAGGGCACCAGCGCTACCTCTTTGACGGACAAGCGGGCCAGCGCTCCACCCTGGCCTTTGGCCTGGCGGCCCGTTTTTAGGCGGAAGTGGACCTAAAAGGAAGGGCTTTTCTCTGATTTACGCTGTCCTAAAAGCCTTCCAGCCTGCCCGCGCGGGCAAGCCTCCAGGCTATTCAAGA
This window encodes:
- a CDS encoding phosphopentomutase, with protein sequence MKVTAIVLDSVGLGYLPDAPLFGDEGADTLDHTVLKTGVELPHLAALGLGLVPGVHTLPRPKPQGAFGRMREVNPGKDTTTGHWEFVGVYLERPFRTYPEGFPEELLRAWAEAVGVGGWLLNRPYSGTEAIRDYGEAHLKTGFPIVYTSADSVFQVAAHLEVVPLEELYRWCQVAREMLREEHQVARVIARPFAGEPGNFYRREDLRKDFALEPPRNVLDLLKEGGLEVVGVGKIPDIYAHRGFTREVKTKDNADGLEKTLALMLEPFSGLVFTNLVDFDAKYGHRRNPEGYARALKEVDDFLPRLLSALGPEDHLFLVSDHGNDPTFLGTDHTREYGMLLWVGPGVEGDLGTRESFADLGATWAKLFGLPWDGPGKSLL
- a CDS encoding enoyl-ACP reductase FabI; translation: MLTLDLSGKKALVMGVTNQRSLGYAIAEKLHGAGASLAFSYQGERLKEDVERLAAPLGALTFQADVTKDEELDRLFAGVKEAWGELDYLVHAIAFAPREAMEGRYLDTKRGDWLLALEVSAYSLVAAAQRAEPLLREGGSIVTLTYYASEKVVPRYNVMAIAKAALEASVRYLAYELGPKGVRVNAISAGPVRTVAARSIPGFTKMYDRVAQVAPLGRNITQEEVGNLGLFLLSPLSSGITGEVVYVDAGYHIMGMELE
- the def gene encoding peptide deformylase → MIYPIRLYGDPVLRKRARPVQDFGGLKKLAEDMLETMFAARGVGLAAPQIGLSERLFVAVEYADEPEGEERPLRDLVRRVYVVANPVITHREGEVEGLEGCLSLPGLYSEEVPRAERICVTYQDEEGRERTLELEGYMARVFQHEVDHLEGVFFFERLPKAKREAFLQENRAELARMQKEARALLKELSQR
- the zapE gene encoding cell division protein ZapE, which encodes MRLVDRHPEVDLEKLLARFVPPPRFQGATFATYRPDPRYPSQALAKERLRRWVHDRPRGLFRPRLPGPQGVYLDGGFGVGKTHLLVAAYLEAPAPKAFLTFEELTYALGLMGLREGARRFASLRYLFLDEFELDDPGNAQMITHFLALTMEKGLRVATTSNTPPGALGEGRFNAEQFKHQIQSLARRFAVERLEGEDFRHRDPGRYPEPLSEEALLARYREDPRPKTLDAFPELLAHLRALHPIRYRYLLEGVEAVYLLGLAPIPDQNDALRFVHFVDQVYNLGLDFRASGVPLREVFPETYRHGAFAKKYGRALSRLAELLG
- a CDS encoding DinB family protein — translated: MVQLEAYGSWEEALARLGESRKALLALLQGADPTWLTTPLREGAWTPLMVAEHIALVEASTARVLRRLRRMRAGEALPPVQAVPGEYKDGKPQAPEGVRPQGGMGLEEVLALLARARAALLEEAAQADPHHPATFPHPFFGELNALGWVRAAAYHEAHHLKALQEAFSR
- a CDS encoding CdaR family protein, which gives rise to MRDWGSFLLALLAAVAVWYSLRERAPVVERAVSVPLQVVGLGEERTAEGVPKEVLLRLRGPAPLVEGARLPVSAYLDLSGAEGAFAREVRVAAPQGVEVLEIRPARVEGRVEAILTRTLPVEVLSQGAWVETQPAFVEAKGPRSRVEEAVVALGLDLGGETVALTAFGPQGPLPGVELFPAQVRVRAREVPLFRKEVPLVLKPPAGLRVVDYAPKTVEVVGPKEALAELLQVEARPQGGFRPGEVSGPLVLSLPPGVRVLGEVLGRVRLALE
- a CDS encoding AbrB/MazE/SpoVT family DNA-binding domain-containing protein; the encoded protein is MRPVLEKAHYVLQVGSKGRVVLPAEVRAALGLQEGDRLVVRLREDGVLELLSFREVARRVRGLYKDLVPPGVSLVEELIQERREEARKEGQ
- a CDS encoding type II toxin-antitoxin system VapC family toxin: MKAVLDASALLALLLDEPGAARVEAVLAEGAAISAVNLAEVFSKQAERGYAPEAVREELVREGLLDRVLQVFPFTEEDAVEAARLRPLTRPLGLSLGDRACLALARRLNLPALTADATWEGLAVGVRVEVVR
- the fmt gene encoding methionyl-tRNA formyltransferase; amino-acid sequence: MRVAFFGTPAWAVPVLDALNRHHQVVLVVTQPDRPKGRGLKPTPSPVAQYAEARGLPLLKPERLKGNQAFLEAFKEAAPEVAVTAAYGKILPREVLEVPPYGFLNLHPSLLPKYRGPAPVPWALIRGEEETGVAIMKTEEGLDTGPLYAVYRTAIGPDEDAVALSERLRDKGIELLLWVLENLPHLTPTPQEGEASYAPLLTKEEGRIRFGESAQAIYNRHRGVQPWPGSYCFHGGKRVKVLRMRPEPGQGAPGVVQGVDREGVLVGTGEGLIRLLEVQPEGKRPMPAADWARGYGVVPGTRLE
- the cdaA gene encoding diadenylate cyclase CdaA, translated to MPFTWRDLLDILLVAVLFYSLHRLLSGTRALNLVRGVLVYLAVWFLASLLGLSTLAWLLGNAATLGAFALIVVFQPELRGLLERIGRAQGPRAPSLALEELLLGLSRLSERRYGAILALERRTPLGEYAATGEILEARLSARLLQTVFYPGTPLHDGGAILRGDRLFAAGCVFPLSEARMGLGTRHRAALGLSEVSDALVIVVSEETGAIRVAEGGRLSPPLGLEALREKLKEVLRA
- a CDS encoding glutaredoxin family protein; its protein translation is MVRLYGIPGCGPCEIVKMFLAQKGVPFEFVNARQNPEAAARIAELVGSPTAGVVLEWDGKTEVIRGVSPATLNAWYARYREKAS
- a CDS encoding IS4 family transposase: MEQLTPLINALKRYWKADLRRLTFLAALVMALVTARTTSGPRLALSLGSIASPDPRSAYRRFQRFLAWPGLDGEGYARFIFALLRPQGLLLVMDRTEWELGKSKVNLLMLAFLCQGLAVPLFWSFLPHDGNSSTPERIALMERALAFLRAHFPHLRVEGFLADREFIGEAWFRYLEEKGIPRCIRIKANTRMWRLGSGPRAWELFASLKVGESRVPRRRYWVYGRRMWVVGLRLGVREWLIVATDLDPHRVLEVYGLRWGIERLFGALKGRGFDLEATHVTRGERLSRLLVPLSLAFVWAFRTGLVLHRVRPVRPKKHGRLGQSLFRAGLDLLTLWALALWGAGGGRRGSPLGLCPMEVLTCT
- a CDS encoding S-layer homology domain-containing protein, with product MMRKPLLGLLVFAGLALGQEPLDPPASPWAQEAVELLVAKGVFIGYPDSTFRWREPLTRQEAALALYRLLAAYGLDRLSPEEVDKLLSAVKRLQEALANQGQQTAALREEAEALKERLKALEGQPQADTRPLEEALKRVEERLKALEEAQRGLEAAKGALEARALEEELRKAQEGLKDLEERLKALENRPQATPKDLEALRREQEALKAAQKALEDRVAALEEARAAQEKALKRLEEGLKDLPEARKLAEEAQTRLQNLEGRLKSLEEGLLGQQGRLQNLEERLKALEGRQAQAEDRLKALEEEVASLKRTLTPVRLPLYLGFAAYRGDVTGDWYGRLLLGHDALLGPLGLRLAYEAPFAEPSQGLASLDLTFRTSHGDLDGYFGVGGGFYLEGTPYGQLLLGAGVRLVPQLSLFLEGHQRYLFDGQAGQRSTLAFGLAARF